GGAGTCGAGCATCTGCTCCTTGCTCGTCACCGGGGCCATGGACAGTTCGTCCTCGACCATCTCGGTGTGCTCGTTGAACAGATCGGCGAACCGTGTGCTCTGGTCATCCTTGGCGTCAGCAAGCGCGGACGCGTTGGCGCCCTTGCTCTTGGTGGCCAGTTGGACCAGCTTGACGACTTCGGAAGTGGCTTCTGCGGTGGTGCCGGGAATATTTTGCATACTTTTCTCCTCCGGCACGTATTCAATCAAAAGGCGTGCCAATGGAAAAAAGTCTTTATATCGCGGAGTTGATCCCGTTTACGGGGGGGAAGAAATGACCGGTGACCCCCGGCAATGCGGAGGATAGGTCTAGTCGCAGGCGTTGACCAGTCGTTCCAGCAACGTCAGCACATGCACCCAGGCGTCGCGGGAGTAGTCCTTGTTTTCCAGATACATGTGCGCGAATCCCGTGAATGGCCGGGCCATGGCCGGGCTGTCCGCCCAGAAGGCCGGGTCCAGGACCGCGCCGGAGCGCAGGCCGTGCTTGAACTGTCGGCCCATCTCCGGGATGTGGGTCAGGAGGCTTTCGGCCGTTTCTGGCGCGTTTTGAGCGAGCCTGCCCCACGCCTGAATGGCGGGCCGATCGTCCCACAGCCCGAATATCCCGCCGAACAGGGACTGCCAGAAGCGGGAGGCGAGCCGCTCGTCGTCGGGCTCCGCCTGATCGAGCCTATGTAAATGATACAGACCGAGTTCGGACCTGCCGGTTTCGAACAGGGTCATGCCGGGAAGGTCCAGCCGGGCCAGCCGGTCACTGTCCGCGCCCCCGACCAGCCGCTTGGCCAACCCGGCCACGCGGCTCGGCTTGAACGGCTCGTGGCAGAGCAGGGACGGCTGGGTGCACTGCCAGCACCCTTTGGCGCAGGGCAGGTCGGCGCGGAGCACATAGTGGCCGGGAGAGATCGGGCCGGTCTCCCACGGGTTGACGTTGCCCATGGACAGGTTCAGGCATTTGAGGCCGGTCCAGGCGGCCAGGTGCATGGGGCCGGTGTCCGGGGTGATGAACAACCCCAATGTCTGGCCCACGGCCCCGAATTCGTCCAGCCCCAGGGTGCCGCAGAGATTCAGGGTCGGCCCCTTGGCCAGCCGGGCCACCTCGGCGCCGAGGGCCTTTTCCGCAGGGCCGCCGAAGAGCACGGAGCGCAGGCCGCGTCCGTGGAGTTCGTCCACCAGCCCGGCCCAGAACTCGGCTGTCGGACGCTTGGCCGCGTCGCTGGCCCCGAGGAAGAGCCCGACCTTGTTGGAGCCGGGCAGCGTCCGGGGATCGGAGAACCGGGTGGCCTTGATGTCGGTAAACGGGATGGCGTCCAGGGCGTTGAGCTCTCCCCAGTGGAACCGGTTGTACAGGTTGTTGCGCACCAGTGAGGTCCGGTAGAGCTGCCAGTCGCCATACACCCGCCGGGTGCCGTCATCGGTCTGGACCGGTCCGAGCTTGGCCTCTGCCCGGACCCTGCCCGCGAGCACGGCGGCCTTTTCCTGAATGGACAGGTTCAGGACCAGTTCGTAATCGTGTTTTTCCAGATGGGCGACCCCGGACCACGGAAAGTAGGTGGCCGCGGGCGAAAGGCGCATGAGCGGTTCGTAAAAAGTCTGTTCGGCGGCCACGAAGATCGGATGTCCCGGGTAGCGGCGGGCCAGCCAGAGCATCAGCGGATAGGAGAGGATCAGATCCCCCATGCGCTGCATCTGCAGTATGAGGATGGGCTTTTGGGTCATGGC
This DNA window, taken from uncultured Pseudodesulfovibrio sp., encodes the following:
- a CDS encoding glycosyltransferase family 9 protein; amino-acid sequence: MTQKPILILQMQRMGDLILSYPLMLWLARRYPGHPIFVAAEQTFYEPLMRLSPAATYFPWSGVAHLEKHDYELVLNLSIQEKAAVLAGRVRAEAKLGPVQTDDGTRRVYGDWQLYRTSLVRNNLYNRFHWGELNALDAIPFTDIKATRFSDPRTLPGSNKVGLFLGASDAAKRPTAEFWAGLVDELHGRGLRSVLFGGPAEKALGAEVARLAKGPTLNLCGTLGLDEFGAVGQTLGLFITPDTGPMHLAAWTGLKCLNLSMGNVNPWETGPISPGHYVLRADLPCAKGCWQCTQPSLLCHEPFKPSRVAGLAKRLVGGADSDRLARLDLPGMTLFETGRSELGLYHLHRLDQAEPDDERLASRFWQSLFGGIFGLWDDRPAIQAWGRLAQNAPETAESLLTHIPEMGRQFKHGLRSGAVLDPAFWADSPAMARPFTGFAHMYLENKDYSRDAWVHVLTLLERLVNACD